Proteins encoded together in one Kingella oralis window:
- the rlmB gene encoding 23S rRNA (guanosine(2251)-2'-O)-methyltransferase RlmB, with product MSNQRLIYGFHAVNARLWQNPKSIVELYVLENKNDARTREVLEKAAAEKVRVHFADMNRLNTIAKGARHQGVVGFIDASKNHVHLEDVLENLREPAFLLVLDGITDPHNLGACLRTADAMGVHAVIAPKDKSAGLNATVSKVACGAAETVPYITVTNLARTLRELKEYGIWVVGTDMDGEADLFHYDIPENVAWVMGNEGDGMRRLTREHCDALVSIPMFGTVESMNISVSAGMVMAETRRQRVLRGEAG from the coding sequence ATGTCCAACCAACGTCTTATCTACGGCTTTCACGCCGTCAACGCCCGCTTGTGGCAAAACCCCAAATCCATCGTTGAGCTTTATGTTTTAGAAAACAAAAACGACGCACGCACGCGCGAAGTGCTGGAAAAAGCCGCCGCCGAAAAAGTGCGCGTGCATTTTGCCGATATGAACCGCTTGAACACCATCGCCAAAGGCGCGCGCCATCAAGGCGTGGTCGGCTTTATTGACGCATCCAAAAATCATGTCCACTTGGAAGACGTGCTGGAAAACCTGCGCGAGCCCGCATTCTTGCTGGTGTTGGACGGCATCACCGATCCGCACAATCTCGGCGCTTGCCTGCGCACGGCAGACGCAATGGGCGTGCACGCCGTAATCGCGCCCAAAGACAAAAGTGCGGGGCTGAACGCCACCGTAAGCAAAGTTGCCTGTGGCGCGGCGGAAACCGTGCCCTATATCACCGTAACCAACTTGGCGCGCACCCTGCGCGAGCTAAAAGAATACGGCATCTGGGTGGTCGGCACCGATATGGACGGCGAAGCGGATTTGTTCCACTACGACATCCCCGAAAACGTGGCGTGGGTGATGGGCAACGAAGGCGACGGCATGCGGCGGCTCACGCGCGAGCATTGCGATGCGCTGGTGTCCATTCCCATGTTTGGCACGGTGGAAAGCATGAATATTTCCGTGTCCGCAGGCATGGTGATGGCAGAAACACGGCGACAGCGCGTGTTGCGCGGCGAAGCGGGGTAG
- a CDS encoding MFS transporter, translating to MTATQTQAQLRNNPYKVAIASMVGTAIEFYDYYIYAAAAVLVFNTQFFDKSDHNVAILLSLSTLALAFFARPIGSALFGHFGDKIGRKKTLVASLLTMGLSTVCIGLLPTYDQIGFWAPLLLCVCRIGQGLGLGGEWGGAALVATENAPEGKRAWFGTFPQLGAPIGLFMANGTFFTISALVGHDELVQWGWRIPFVLSFVLVIVGLWMRMTLHESHVYREAEAKGKTQNAPVKEVITKHWKPILQGTFIMTATYVLFYVMTAFVQVYSKTKVGVSEWGHPTGLGIPANTFTGFLLIAAVVFGISISLSGIHADKIGRRRYLLLVTAAILVFGLCMPLFLTNGTPMSVLAFLLIGMVLMGMTFGPMAALLPELFPTEVRYSGASLAYNLAAIVGASIATMVAIELNLHYGIFGVGAYLAVNCVMTLIALWTTHETKDVDLTMTK from the coding sequence ATGACTGCCACACAAACGCAGGCGCAGTTGCGCAATAACCCCTATAAAGTTGCCATCGCTTCTATGGTGGGCACGGCAATTGAATTTTACGATTACTACATCTACGCGGCGGCCGCCGTGCTGGTGTTCAACACCCAATTTTTTGACAAATCCGACCACAACGTCGCCATCTTGCTGTCGCTTTCTACTTTGGCGTTGGCGTTTTTTGCCCGTCCGATTGGCTCGGCGCTGTTCGGGCATTTTGGCGACAAGATTGGGCGCAAAAAAACGCTGGTCGCTTCGCTGCTCACCATGGGTTTGTCTACCGTGTGCATCGGTTTGCTGCCCACTTATGACCAAATCGGCTTTTGGGCGCCGCTTTTATTGTGTGTTTGCCGCATCGGGCAAGGTTTGGGCTTGGGCGGCGAATGGGGCGGCGCGGCTTTGGTTGCCACCGAAAACGCGCCCGAAGGCAAACGCGCATGGTTCGGCACGTTCCCGCAGCTGGGCGCGCCAATTGGCTTGTTTATGGCAAACGGCACGTTCTTCACCATCAGCGCGCTGGTGGGGCATGACGAATTGGTGCAATGGGGCTGGCGCATTCCGTTCGTGTTGTCGTTTGTGCTGGTGATTGTGGGCTTGTGGATGCGGATGACCTTGCATGAAAGCCATGTTTACCGCGAAGCGGAAGCCAAAGGCAAAACGCAAAACGCGCCGGTGAAAGAAGTGATTACCAAACACTGGAAACCGATTTTGCAAGGCACGTTCATTATGACGGCGACTTATGTGCTGTTTTATGTGATGACTGCGTTTGTGCAGGTGTATTCCAAAACCAAGGTGGGCGTTTCCGAATGGGGGCATCCGACCGGCTTGGGCATCCCCGCCAACACGTTCACCGGCTTCCTGCTGATTGCGGCGGTGGTGTTTGGCATTTCCATCAGCCTGTCGGGCATCCATGCCGACAAAATCGGCCGCCGCCGTTATCTGCTGCTGGTTACAGCTGCCATTTTGGTGTTTGGCTTGTGCATGCCGCTGTTTTTGACCAACGGTACGCCGATGTCGGTGCTGGCGTTTTTGCTGATTGGCATGGTGTTGATGGGCATGACGTTTGGTCCTATGGCGGCGCTGCTGCCCGAATTGTTCCCCACCGAAGTGCGCTATTCAGGCGCGTCGCTGGCATATAACTTGGCGGCGATTGTGGGCGCATCCATTGCTACGATGGTGGCGATTGAGCTGAACCTGCACTACGGCATTTTTGGCGTGGGCGCGTATTTGGCGGTGAACTGCGTGATGACGCTGATTGCGCTGTGGACAACGCATGAGACCAAGGATGTGGATTTGACGATGACGAAGTAG
- a CDS encoding DUF3683 domain-containing protein encodes MTHPQRIREIPYNYTSYSDREIVYRLLGADAWQTLETLRGERKTGRSARMLFEVLGDMWAVVRNPYLVDDLLEHPKRQAALVAAMRHRLGEINKRRDNNERVLSLIQAAESAVNQFDNSFAATKLKRAQILSRLAKITKKHNIMFDGLARVTHVTDATDWRVEYPFVVVNPDSEAEIAPLVRALIELDLTIIPRGGGTGYTGGAVPLDAMSAVINTEKLDKHQGVEFVELAGLAGKHPIIRCGAGVVTRRVEETAHAAGLVFAVDPTSADASCIGGNIAMNAGGKKAVLWGTTLDNLAWWKMVNPQGEWLKIERVCHNFGKIHDEETALFDVHTLQDDGETIAHTERLAISGCRFRKVGLGKDVTDKFLSGLPAVQKEGTDGIITSAAFVLHKMPQHTRTVCLEFFGTVANATPSIVEIRDFLLHHPTVRLAGLEHLDWRYVRAVGYATKAAGKGRPKMVLIADVVSDDENAVQAAAEQIVCFAQARDGEGFIAISPEARKTFWLDRSHTAAIAKHTNAFKINEDVVIPLERLGEYSDGIERINIELSIKNKLKLCAALLQYLSGSLPVEQFDGLPKSDLLGERANYAAAHVAQVQARWQWLLDNLDAPLAYYQARYGDQIHAAPEADPSESCFIAFRDFRLRVSIKSDVMTPLAEIFSGKADTKIMAGLGKIHAQIVRGRVFVALHMHAGDGNVHTNIPVNSDDYEMLQTAHQAVARIMDIARSLNGVISGEHGIGITKLEFLTDAEMQPFWDYKAKIDPKGHFNRHKLMRGADLRNAYTPSFELLGFESLIMEQSHLGKITDAIKDCLRCGKCKPVCSTHVPRANLLYSPRNKILGVGLLAEAFLYEEQTRRGVSLKHFDELGNIGDHCTVCHRCVKPCPVNIDFGDVTVDIRNFLHQTGHTHFNPAVAAGMAFLNAKNPTVIKILRAGVVTAGFKAQNIGYDLGQQFHIGANKQKRAPKATTQKASLKEQVIHFINRPLPRNVPLKTARSMLGLDGDGSTVPIIRNPALPEDAEAVFYFPGCGSERLFSQVGLATQAMLYHAGVQTVLPPGYLCCGYPQSAHGDAGKANDMVTENRVLFHRMANTLNYLDIKTVVVSCGTCYDALAEYRFEDIFSGCRIVDIHEFLLEKNIKLDGVSGQQYLYHNPCHTPIKSMDGAKLASELIGQNVPLSDRCCGESGMFAVKRPDIATQVKFRKQEEIEKNLAALPQGEPVKMLTSCPACLQGLSRYAEDNNLPADYIVIEMAKRILGENWLNEFVETAKNGGVEKVLL; translated from the coding sequence ATGACCCATCCCCAGCGCATCCGCGAAATCCCCTATAACTACACCTCTTATTCCGACCGCGAAATCGTGTACCGTCTGCTGGGCGCAGACGCTTGGCAAACTTTGGAAACCCTGCGCGGCGAGCGCAAAACAGGGCGTTCGGCGCGGATGCTGTTTGAAGTGTTGGGCGATATGTGGGCGGTGGTGCGTAATCCTTATTTGGTGGACGATTTGTTGGAACACCCCAAACGCCAAGCCGCGCTGGTTGCCGCCATGCGCCACCGTTTGGGCGAAATTAACAAACGCCGCGATAACAACGAGCGCGTGTTAAGCCTGATTCAGGCTGCCGAAAGCGCGGTGAACCAGTTTGACAACAGCTTTGCGGCAACCAAGCTCAAACGCGCGCAAATTCTGTCGCGCCTAGCAAAAATCACGAAAAAACATAACATTATGTTTGACGGCTTGGCGCGGGTAACGCACGTTACCGATGCCACCGACTGGCGCGTGGAATATCCGTTTGTGGTGGTAAACCCTGATAGCGAAGCCGAAATTGCGCCGCTGGTTCGCGCCTTGATTGAGCTGGATTTAACCATCATCCCGCGCGGCGGCGGCACGGGCTACACGGGCGGCGCAGTACCGCTGGATGCAATGTCTGCCGTCATCAACACCGAAAAATTGGATAAACATCAAGGCGTTGAGTTTGTGGAACTGGCGGGCTTGGCTGGCAAGCATCCGATTATTCGCTGCGGCGCAGGCGTGGTTACGCGGCGCGTGGAAGAAACGGCGCACGCGGCGGGTTTGGTGTTCGCGGTTGATCCCACATCGGCGGATGCTTCGTGCATCGGCGGCAATATTGCCATGAACGCAGGCGGCAAAAAAGCCGTGCTGTGGGGCACGACGTTGGACAATTTGGCTTGGTGGAAAATGGTCAATCCGCAGGGCGAGTGGCTGAAAATTGAACGGGTGTGCCACAATTTCGGCAAAATCCACGACGAAGAAACCGCGCTGTTTGACGTGCACACGCTGCAAGACGATGGCGAAACCATCGCCCACACCGAGCGTTTGGCGATTTCAGGCTGCCGTTTTCGCAAAGTGGGCTTGGGCAAAGACGTTACTGACAAATTCCTCAGCGGCTTGCCTGCGGTGCAAAAAGAGGGCACAGACGGCATCATCACCAGCGCGGCATTCGTGTTGCACAAAATGCCGCAGCACACGCGCACCGTTTGCTTGGAATTTTTTGGCACGGTTGCCAATGCTACGCCGTCTATCGTGGAAATTCGCGATTTCCTGCTGCACCACCCAACGGTTCGGCTGGCGGGCTTGGAACATTTGGATTGGCGCTATGTTCGCGCGGTGGGCTATGCCACCAAAGCCGCGGGCAAAGGTCGCCCCAAGATGGTGTTGATTGCCGATGTGGTTTCCGATGATGAAAACGCCGTTCAGGCTGCCGCAGAACAAATCGTTTGCTTTGCCCAAGCGCGCGATGGCGAAGGCTTTATCGCCATTTCGCCCGAAGCGCGCAAAACCTTTTGGCTAGACCGCAGCCACACCGCCGCCATCGCCAAGCACACCAATGCTTTTAAAATCAACGAAGACGTGGTGATTCCGTTGGAGCGCTTGGGCGAATATTCCGACGGCATTGAGCGCATCAACATTGAATTGTCTATAAAAAACAAGCTGAAACTCTGCGCTGCGCTGTTGCAATACCTTTCAGGCAGCCTGCCTGTTGAACAGTTTGACGGCTTGCCCAAAAGCGATTTGCTGGGCGAGCGCGCCAACTATGCCGCCGCCCATGTTGCCCAAGTGCAAGCGCGTTGGCAGTGGCTGCTGGATAATTTGGACGCGCCGCTGGCGTATTACCAAGCGCGTTACGGCGACCAAATCCACGCCGCACCCGAAGCCGACCCGTCGGAAAGCTGCTTTATCGCGTTTCGCGATTTCAGGCTGCGTGTGTCCATCAAATCCGATGTGATGACGCCGCTGGCGGAAATTTTTAGCGGCAAGGCAGACACCAAAATCATGGCGGGCTTGGGCAAGATTCACGCGCAAATTGTGCGCGGCAGAGTGTTCGTTGCGCTGCACATGCACGCGGGCGACGGCAATGTGCACACCAATATCCCTGTTAATTCAGATGATTACGAAATGCTGCAAACCGCGCATCAGGCGGTCGCCCGCATTATGGACATTGCCCGCAGTCTGAACGGCGTGATTTCGGGCGAACACGGCATCGGCATCACCAAGCTGGAATTTTTGACCGATGCCGAAATGCAACCTTTTTGGGATTACAAAGCCAAAATTGACCCCAAAGGGCATTTCAATCGCCACAAATTGATGCGCGGCGCAGATTTACGCAACGCCTACACGCCGTCTTTTGAGCTGCTGGGCTTTGAAAGCCTGATTATGGAGCAGTCGCATCTGGGCAAAATCACCGACGCCATCAAAGACTGCCTGCGCTGTGGCAAATGCAAACCCGTGTGCAGCACCCATGTTCCCCGCGCCAATTTGCTATACAGCCCGCGCAACAAAATCCTCGGCGTGGGGCTGCTTGCCGAAGCGTTTTTATACGAAGAGCAAACGCGGCGCGGCGTGTCGCTGAAACATTTTGACGAGCTGGGCAACATCGGCGACCACTGCACCGTGTGCCATCGCTGCGTGAAGCCTTGCCCTGTGAACATTGATTTTGGCGATGTAACCGTGGACATCCGCAACTTTTTGCACCAAACGGGGCATACGCATTTCAACCCCGCTGTGGCGGCGGGCATGGCGTTTTTGAACGCGAAAAACCCGACCGTTATCAAAATATTGCGCGCGGGCGTGGTAACCGCGGGCTTTAAAGCGCAAAACATCGGCTACGATTTGGGACAGCAGTTCCACATCGGCGCCAACAAACAAAAGCGCGCACCCAAAGCCACCACGCAGAAAGCCTCGTTAAAAGAACAGGTTATCCACTTTATCAACCGCCCCTTGCCGCGCAATGTGCCGCTGAAAACCGCGCGTTCCATGCTGGGGCTGGATGGCGACGGCAGCACCGTGCCCATCATTCGCAACCCCGCTCTGCCCGAAGACGCGGAAGCGGTGTTCTACTTCCCTGGTTGCGGCTCGGAGCGGCTGTTTTCGCAAGTGGGGCTGGCCACCCAAGCCATGCTGTACCACGCGGGCGTGCAAACCGTGTTGCCCCCCGGTTATCTTTGCTGCGGCTATCCGCAATCCGCGCACGGCGACGCGGGCAAAGCCAACGATATGGTTACCGAAAACCGTGTGCTGTTTCACCGCATGGCAAACACCTTGAATTATCTGGACATCAAAACCGTAGTCGTATCCTGCGGCACTTGCTATGATGCGCTGGCGGAATACCGCTTTGAAGACATCTTTTCAGGCTGCCGCATTGTGGACATCCACGAATTTCTGCTGGAAAAAAACATCAAATTAGACGGCGTGTCGGGGCAGCAATACCTGTATCACAACCCCTGCCACACGCCCATCAAAAGCATGGACGGCGCAAAACTCGCCAGCGAACTCATCGGGCAAAACGTGCCGTTGAGCGACCGCTGCTGCGGCGAAAGCGGCATGTTTGCCGTAAAACGCCCCGACATCGCCACCCAAGTGAAATTCCGCAAGCAAGAGGAAATTGAGAAAAACCTCGCCGCGCTGCCGCAAGGCGAACCGGTGAAAATGCTCACCTCCTGCCCCGCCTGTTTGCAAGGGTTAAGCCGCTACGCCGAAGACAACAACCTGCCTGCGGACTACATCGTGATTGAAATGGCGAAACGGATTTTGGGCGAGAATTGGCTGAACGAATTTGTGGAAACCGCGAAGAACGGCGGCGTGGAGAAGGTGTTGTTGTAG
- the rng gene encoding ribonuclease G, with product MAFETYPLPKDLPRPPETVLVNITPQETRVAILEENNICELHIERNSEHSLVGNIYLGIVRRVLPGMQSAFVDVGLERAAFLHIMDIVEQRQNPESNQRIEHVLFEGQTLLVQVIKDPINSKGARLSTQISLAGRFLVHLPQDEHIGISQRIDNEFDRHTLRERLNALLPETACHGYIIRTSAENASDAELQADIDYLTKVWGNIQHQAKVLPPESLLYEDLPLAQRVLRDMFNNNTHEILVDSRQNFARMKHFAEQYVQGAVEKLQRFQGERPLFETFGVEAEINRALQPRVNLNFGSYLIIETTEAMTTIDVNTGGFVGARNFDETIFKTNLEACHAIARELRLRNLGGIIIIDFIDMMLEEHREAVLQELAKALSFDRTRVTLNGFTRLGLVELTRKRSRESLKHILCEPCPTCQGKGSLKTAQSLCYEIQREIVRESRRFDAREFRIIASPKVIDMFLDEESQSLAMLIDFIGKPISLSVETAYTQEQYDIVLV from the coding sequence ATGGCTTTTGAAACCTACCCTTTGCCCAAGGATTTACCGCGCCCGCCCGAAACGGTGTTGGTGAACATCACGCCGCAGGAAACGCGCGTGGCGATTTTGGAAGAGAACAATATTTGCGAGCTGCATATTGAGCGCAACAGCGAGCATAGCTTGGTGGGCAATATTTATTTGGGCATTGTGCGCCGCGTGTTGCCCGGCATGCAAAGCGCGTTTGTGGACGTGGGTTTGGAGCGGGCGGCGTTTTTGCACATTATGGATATTGTGGAGCAGCGGCAAAACCCTGAATCCAATCAACGCATTGAACACGTTTTGTTTGAAGGGCAAACGCTGCTGGTGCAAGTGATTAAAGACCCGATTAACAGCAAAGGGGCGCGACTTTCCACGCAAATTTCGCTGGCAGGGCGGTTTCTGGTGCATTTGCCGCAGGACGAACACATCGGCATTTCGCAGCGCATCGACAACGAATTTGACCGCCACACCTTGCGCGAGCGGCTCAACGCGCTGCTGCCTGAAACCGCCTGCCACGGCTACATCATCCGCACCAGCGCGGAAAACGCCAGCGATGCCGAATTGCAAGCCGATATTGATTATTTGACCAAGGTGTGGGGCAATATCCAGCATCAGGCGAAAGTGTTGCCGCCCGAATCGCTGCTGTATGAAGATTTGCCGCTGGCGCAACGCGTGCTGCGCGATATGTTTAACAACAACACGCACGAAATTTTGGTGGACTCGCGCCAGAACTTTGCCCGCATGAAGCATTTTGCCGAGCAATATGTGCAAGGCGCGGTGGAAAAATTGCAGCGATTTCAGGGCGAGCGCCCTTTGTTTGAAACGTTTGGCGTGGAAGCCGAAATCAACCGCGCCTTGCAGCCGCGTGTAAACCTGAATTTCGGCAGTTATCTGATTATCGAAACCACCGAGGCGATGACCACGATAGACGTGAACACCGGCGGATTCGTAGGCGCGCGCAATTTTGACGAAACCATTTTCAAAACCAATTTGGAAGCCTGCCACGCCATCGCCCGCGAGCTGCGGCTGCGCAATCTGGGCGGCATCATCATCATTGATTTTATCGACATGATGCTGGAAGAGCACCGTGAAGCCGTATTGCAGGAGCTAGCCAAAGCGTTGAGCTTTGACCGCACGCGCGTTACCCTCAACGGCTTCACGCGGCTAGGCTTGGTGGAATTAACCCGCAAACGCAGCCGCGAAAGCCTGAAACACATTTTGTGCGAGCCCTGCCCCACCTGCCAAGGCAAAGGCAGCCTGAAAACCGCGCAAAGCCTGTGCTACGAAATCCAGCGCGAGATTGTGCGCGAAAGCCGCCGTTTTGACGCGCGCGAGTTCCGCATCATCGCCTCGCCCAAAGTGATTGATATGTTTTTGGACGAAGAATCGCAATCGCTGGCGATGCTGATTGATTTTATCGGCAAGCCGATTTCGCTGTCGGTGGAAACGGCTTACACGCAGGAACAATACGATATTGTGCTGGTTTAG
- a CDS encoding peptidylprolyl isomerase, translated as MIKLHTNLGVISIELDHEKAPITAANFEQYVKDGFYNGVIFHRVINGFMIQGGGMTADMNEKATRAAIENEAHNGLSNDKYTIAMARTSEPHSASAQFFINTKDNHFLNHRAKELHGRNVVQEWGYAVFGKVVDGQDVVDAIEKVATTRKGYHDDVPVEAVVIEKAEIV; from the coding sequence ATGATTAAACTACACACCAATCTCGGCGTAATCAGCATTGAGCTAGACCACGAAAAAGCGCCCATCACCGCTGCCAATTTTGAGCAATATGTGAAAGACGGCTTTTATAACGGCGTGATTTTTCACCGCGTAATCAACGGTTTTATGATTCAAGGCGGCGGCATGACAGCCGATATGAACGAAAAAGCTACCCGCGCCGCGATTGAAAACGAAGCGCACAACGGCTTGTCTAACGACAAATACACCATCGCTATGGCGCGCACTTCCGAGCCGCATTCCGCCAGCGCACAATTTTTCATCAACACCAAAGACAACCATTTCTTGAACCACCGCGCCAAAGAGCTGCACGGGCGCAACGTGGTGCAAGAATGGGGCTACGCCGTGTTTGGCAAGGTGGTGGACGGGCAAGATGTGGTGGATGCGATTGAAAAGGTTGCTACCACGCGCAAGGGCTATCACGACGATGTGCCTGTGGAAGCGGTGGTGATTGAGAAGGCGGAGATTGTGTAG
- a CDS encoding peptidylprolyl isomerase, whose amino-acid sequence MGAASFAAQAETRAVIETNLGNIELSLDEQKAPKTVANFVNYANKGFYNGTIFHRVIDGFMIQGGGFTPDMLQKSTDAPIANEAANGLKNTVGTIAMARTAAPHSATSQFFINVADNTPLNYTAPTAQGYGYAVFGKVSKGMDVVNKIAKTRTGYKMGHGDVPVQTIEIKKVRIVK is encoded by the coding sequence ATGGGCGCAGCCAGTTTCGCCGCCCAAGCCGAAACCCGCGCCGTGATTGAAACCAATCTGGGTAATATTGAATTGAGCCTAGACGAGCAAAAAGCCCCCAAAACCGTGGCTAATTTTGTGAACTATGCCAACAAAGGCTTTTACAACGGCACGATTTTCCACCGCGTGATCGACGGCTTTATGATTCAAGGCGGCGGCTTCACGCCCGATATGTTGCAAAAATCCACCGATGCGCCGATTGCCAACGAAGCCGCCAACGGCTTGAAAAACACAGTCGGCACAATCGCCATGGCGCGCACCGCCGCTCCGCATTCCGCTACCAGCCAGTTTTTCATCAACGTTGCCGACAACACGCCGCTCAATTACACCGCGCCCACCGCGCAAGGCTATGGCTACGCCGTGTTTGGCAAGGTAAGCAAGGGCATGGATGTGGTCAATAAAATCGCCAAAACGCGCACGGGCTACAAAATGGGGCATGGCGATGTGCCCGTGCAAACGATTGAAATTAAAAAGGTTCGCATTGTTAAATAA
- a CDS encoding L-threonylcarbamoyladenylate synthase, which yields MPDLPCKDFSPQIHSLNHSIMPRLLTHHAPSALRRHIQRGGLIAYPTESCYGIGANPRHAHALRAILRLKKRPQHKGFITIGNNLAQLEPLLQRQPENVRQHLRATWPAPISFVLPAHPRVLPLLRGNQRNRLAVRVPNHAVARELCRIAGTPLVSTSCNQSGKRACKSEREVRRLFGRKLWIVGGRVGKRKQPSEIVDWAENRRLR from the coding sequence ATGCCCGACCTACCTTGCAAAGATTTCAGCCCACAAATCCATTCCCTCAATCATTCTATTATGCCCCGCCTACTCACCCACCACGCCCCATCCGCCCTCCGCCGCCACATCCAACGCGGCGGCTTAATCGCCTACCCCACCGAATCCTGCTACGGCATCGGCGCAAACCCCCGCCACGCGCACGCCCTGCGCGCCATTTTGCGCCTGAAAAAACGCCCGCAGCACAAAGGCTTTATCACCATCGGCAATAACTTGGCGCAGCTTGAACCGCTGCTGCAAAGGCAGCCTGAAAACGTGCGCCAACATCTGCGCGCCACATGGCCCGCGCCGATTAGCTTTGTACTGCCTGCCCATCCGCGCGTGTTGCCGCTGCTGCGTGGCAACCAGCGCAACCGCCTTGCCGTGCGCGTGCCCAACCATGCCGTTGCGCGGGAATTGTGTCGCATCGCAGGCACGCCGCTGGTGTCCACTTCGTGTAACCAATCGGGCAAACGCGCGTGCAAAAGCGAGCGCGAAGTGCGGCGGCTGTTTGGGCGCAAGCTGTGGATTGTGGGCGGGCGCGTGGGCAAGCGTAAGCAGCCGAGTGAGATTGTGGATTGGGCGGAAAACAGGCGGTTGCGCTAG
- a CDS encoding DUF4303 domain-containing protein, which produces MAQAVFQAAADLFAGTRERFYFFALCTTGEAFPPYVAAWSHEALQRVPAAERADVKWDTSSSPYFAFGAEYFAGVNRVFEARGELFGMDDAASEREFEFRINAMIEALRRCDQQGIFALNQPRAEIVINVELLPPDETNTLRAKRLNPPEALGQWLIEAAE; this is translated from the coding sequence ATCGCACAAGCCGTTTTTCAGGCTGCCGCAGACCTGTTTGCCGGCACGCGCGAGCGGTTTTACTTTTTCGCGCTGTGCACCACGGGCGAGGCTTTTCCGCCCTATGTCGCCGCATGGTCGCACGAAGCCTTGCAGCGCGTGCCGGCGGCAGAGCGGGCGGATGTGAAATGGGATACGTCTTCCAGCCCGTATTTTGCCTTTGGCGCGGAATATTTTGCCGGCGTGAACCGGGTGTTTGAAGCACGCGGCGAGCTGTTCGGCATGGACGACGCGGCTTCGGAGCGGGAGTTTGAGTTCAGAATCAACGCCATGATCGAAGCGCTGCGCCGTTGCGACCAACAAGGCATTTTTGCGCTGAACCAGCCGCGCGCGGAAATAGTGATTAATGTGGAACTGCTGCCGCCTGATGAAACCAACACCCTGCGCGCCAAACGGCTGAACCCGCCCGAAGCGCTGGGGCAATGGCTGATAGAGGCGGCAGAATAG